The Pan paniscus chromosome 12, NHGRI_mPanPan1-v2.0_pri, whole genome shotgun sequence genome window below encodes:
- the FAM228B gene encoding protein FAM228B isoform X5 has product MLHKRWVDCVADPLQKKIIEKVCSHKKIKKRRQGELDGFLKHVNKKGNAFIEHYDPKEYDPFYMSKKDPNFLKVTIPPFHDPLKKAQYDKDNEKRTLLQCETGKIYSMKEFKEVEKVQLHSRFPQISNSRHCMTPNEWLKLPTRYIESEFCKRRRLKVKVNFNDCSFDLKPLARAPYLLESQEEEKTVIYKNKGSSFLEREPLCYQEGNNPSAKEAISEGYFSSLSLSQEREEDQDGSPSPRLGLLKLELQERRGRFQQPRSTHPDP; this is encoded by the exons ATGTTACATAAAAGATGGGTTGACTGTGTGGCAGATCCTCTTcagaagaaaattatagaaaaagtttgctcacataagaagattaaaaaaaggaGGCAAGGGGAATTAGATggctttttaaaacatgtaaataaaaag GGAAATGCATTTATAGAACATTATGATCCAAAAGAGTATGATCCCTTTTATATGAGCAAGAAGGACCCCAATTTTCTGAAG GTTACCATCCCACCATTTCATGACCCTTTGAAAAAAGCACAATATGACAAGGATAATGAAAAAAGAACTCTTCTTCAGTGTGAGACTG GCAAAATATATTCAATGAAGGAATTCAAAGAAGTTGAGAAGGTTCAGCTGCATTCCAGATTCCCACAAATTTCTAATTCAAGGCACTGTATGACTCCAAATGAGTGGCTGAAACTGCCTACAAGATACATAGAAAGTGAATTTTGTAAAAGGAGAAG GTTAAAGGTGAAAGTGAATTTTAAtgactgtagttttgatttgaaaCCCTTGGCAAGAGCTCCTTATCTTTTGGAAtcccaggaagaagaaaaaacagttaTTTACAA AAACAAAGGGTCATCCTTTCTAGAAAGAGAACCACTGTGCTATCAGGAGGGAAATAATCCAAGTGCCAAAGAGGCCATCTCTGAAGGGTATTTTTCTTCCTTGAGCCTCAGCCAGGAACGGGAGGAAGACCAGGATGG GTCTCCCTCCCCGCGTTTGGGGCTGCTGAAGCTGGAGCTACAAGAAAGAAGAGGGAG GTTTCAGCAACCAAGGAGCACACACCCTGATCCTTGA